The following proteins are encoded in a genomic region of Oncorhynchus keta strain PuntledgeMale-10-30-2019 chromosome 35, Oket_V2, whole genome shotgun sequence:
- the LOC118373380 gene encoding T-complex protein 1 subunit theta-like, with the protein MTLEDHTTIVSNWPFYSKGLNMIIDDHTPATDTPKIPKIPSWPGIPKQRPQEALHVEPFVALGQRLRPCYGPRGLVKSLLFRFPHGFSSSPVTSPDTLSVLTHMALEDPSALTLASAASTQAREHGDGAGMVLLLAASLLTQAKDLLTLGVTGAEIQGGYRQACGRALALLEGMACGALKDPREELDVRAILGPFLSSWQPGFEALLSGVVARCCVHSWRPITSGDRGEVWEGVTFDPSCVRVCTVLEKAIPDQGSETEDRQIETDGEELIQTKGEGEERTGVEEVQMMKEEGKEMESERTAEASEVEEGENETNNNESLREEEREEEVENPVKRRICQKMEDAMKQMDDEETEDDEGKEENASDDWVDLGLEIWRGRSEGEGEVWREGETVEPEVQKGRGEERNRSDRRGGLYEVLIHGSFAKLISHCSTQRQIYKHITSVRSAQRRRRLHRPKGHLTSPTTHHHHSRKKTRQSPRKTPTSIPLWASVVVEEPLDEEACCKVTVTVRSPNQALLISAEAALRASLQVYCSLLAEPRVVPGAGASEVGLAAGLTQNGLTLVGMEQLAVHAFAQALLEPVKALGENGGTPAELAVLRGYKRRWKGKMDGTKGAYRGVLDRLGCKASAIEKATKASLAVLTELLSQIATEEDKTKIFFPVTTEQAWLPSLPP; encoded by the exons ATGACCCTTGAGGATCACACAACCATAGTGAGCAATTGGCCTTTTTACTCAAAAGG ACTCAACATGATAATTGACGACCACACCCCAGCAACAGACACTCCCAAAATCCCTAAGATCCCCAGTTGGCCCGGGATCCCAAAGCAACGTCCCCAGGAGGCCCTCCATGTAGAGCCCTTTGTGGCCCTGGGCCAGCGTCTCCGCCCATGCTACGGTCCCAGGGGCTTAGTAAAATCCCTTCTCTTCCGCTTCCCCCATGGCTTCTCCAGCTCCCCAGTCACCAGCCCTGACACCCTCTCCGTCCTAACCCACATGGCTCTGGAGGACCCCTCTGCCCTCACCCTGGCCTCCGCAGCCTCTACCCAGGCCAGAGAGCACGGTGATGGGGCAGGGATGGTCCTCCTCCTGGCCGCCTCTCTCCTGACCCAGGCCAAGGACCTACTAACCCTGGGGGTGACTGGGGCTGAGATCCAGGGGGGCTACCGCCAGGCGTGTGGCAGGGCCCTGGCTCTGTTAGAGGGGATGGCCTGTGGGGCCCTAAAGGACCCCAGGGAGGAGCTGGATGTGAGGGCCATCCTGggacccttcctctcctcctggcagCCAGGGTTCGAAGCCCTGCTGTCGGGGGTGGTGGCCCGGTGCTGTGTTCACAGCTGGAGACCCATAACTTCTGGTGACCGAGGAGAGGTGTGGGAAGGAGTTACCTTTGACCCCAGCTGTGTCAGAGTGTGTACGGTGCTAGAGAAGGCTATACCAGACCAGGGTTCAGAGACCGAGGATAGACAGATAGAAACAGATGGAGAGGAGCTGATACAGAccaagggagagggggaggagaggactggagttgaAGAAGTTCAGATGatgaaggaggaggggaaagagatggagagtgaaAGGACTGCAGAGGCTAGTGaagtggaggagggagaaaacGAGACCAACAATAATGAGTCActcagagaggaagaaagagaggaagaggtagagaacCCAGTTAAGCGGAGAATATGTCAGAAAATGGAGGATGCTATGAAACAAATGGATGATGAAGAAACGGAGGATGATGAAGGTAAGGAAGAAAATGCGTCTGACGACTGGGTGGATCTGGGCCTGGAGATATGGAGAGGGAGGTCAGAAGGAGAAGGggaggtatggagagagggagagacagtggagccAGAGGTTCagaagggcagaggagaggagaggaacagaagtGACAGAAGAGGAGGTCTGTATGAGGTCTTGATCCATGGCAGCTTTGCCAAGCTCATTTCCCACTGCTCCACTCAGAGACAGATTTACAAGCATATCACCTCGGTTCGCTCTGCCCAACGCAGGCGACGACTACACAGGCCTAAAGGGCATCTGACAAGCCCaacaacccaccaccaccactcacgcAAAAAGACCCGCCAGTCACCCAGGAAAACCCCCACCAGTATCCCTCTATGGGCCAGCGTAGTGGTGGAGGAGCCCCTGGACGAGGAGGCCTGCTGTAAGGTCACAGTGACTGTCCGTAGCCCAAACCAGGCCCTGCTGATTAGCGCAGAGGCTGCTTTACGTGCCTCCCTGCAGGTTTACTGCTCCCTCCTAGCAGAGCCCCGGGTGGTCCCCGGGGCTGGAGCCTCTGAAGTGGGCTTGGCCGCGGGGCTGACCCAGAATGGGTTAACCCTGGTGGGCATGGAGCAGCTGGCCGTTCATGCCTTCGCCCAGGCCCTGCTGGAGCCAGTCAAAGCCCTGGGAGAGAATGGAGGGACCCCTGCGGAACTGGCCGTGCTGAGAGGATACAAACGGCGATGGAAGGGCAAAATGGACGGGACCAAGGGAGCGTATCGAGGTGTGTTGGACAGGCTAGGGTGTAAGGCTAGTGCCATAGAGAAAGCTACAAAGGCCTCACTAGCTGTCCTCACTGAACTCCTGAGCCAGATAGCGACGGAGGAGGACAAGACCAAAATCTTCTTCCCAGTTACCACAGAACAGGCATGGCTCCCTTCACTGCCTCCATAG